In Victivallis lenta, the sequence CTCTGTTTGCTTTTCAGCTGCTGATGCGCCGGAAGGGCGGAAAGCAGCTGCTGCGGATTTCCACGTGCGGCGGCTGCTGATTTCCTGTTTCCTGTTTGCATTTTCGAAAATCATATAAAACAGCTTTCCCGGAAAGGAAGAGTGATGTTCAGGCGTAATTTATGTTTTGCCGCAGTCCTTCTGGCGGTCGGAGTGTTTGCTGCGGATGTCCGAGCGCCGCAGGAATTGAAACTGGAACGCGCCACCTATCATAAAATTACGATCAGCTGGAAATATCCTGCGGATGGGACGCGGATCGCGAATTACCGGGTTTACCGGGACGGGGTGGAGATTTCGCGGCCCGTCGGGGAGAGGTTTTCGGATGCGGGTGTGCTTCCCGGCCGTTTTTATGAGTACCGGGTGGATGCGGTCACGGTCGGCGGCAA encodes:
- a CDS encoding fibronectin type III domain-containing protein encodes the protein MFRRNLCFAAVLLAVGVFAADVRAPQELKLERATYHKITISWKYPADGTRIANYRVYRDGVEISRPVGERFSDAGVLPGRFYEYRVDAVTVGGNASAMSEPLKVKTFDSVEFAQHEQIELVVDSLHDTPAESLTALSLFSAVKAGIESLTGGGVVMNTFDSELISRMISDELEIIRSA